Proteins from one Tsuneonella aeria genomic window:
- the moaA gene encoding GTP 3',8-cyclase MoaA translates to MIDRLDASRRPMVDSFGRRISYVRLSVTDRCDLRCRYCMAERMTFMPRRDLLSYEEMLALAHVLIERGVRRIRLTGGEPLVRRDVMWLIDRLGARIGSGLDELTLTTNGTQLAHHARALFDAGVRRINVSLDSLDPERFAYITRRGDLGQVLGGIQTAAEAGLAIKINMMALAGVNEDEFDAMLAWCGTRGFDLTLIETMPLGEVEDHRPERYLALDTVLAHLQQGWTLTASMHRTSGPARYYDVGESGIRLGLITPMSHNFCAGCNRIRIAATGTVYGCLGHDQKVELRDILRDGGPVAVAAALDRLLGGKPERHQFDLSRPASTRHMSVTGG, encoded by the coding sequence ATGATCGACCGCCTTGATGCCAGCCGGCGCCCGATGGTCGACAGCTTCGGCCGGCGCATTAGTTATGTCCGCCTGTCTGTGACCGACCGCTGCGACCTGCGCTGCCGATATTGCATGGCCGAGCGGATGACGTTCATGCCCCGCCGTGACCTACTGAGCTATGAAGAGATGCTGGCGCTGGCCCATGTTCTGATCGAACGCGGCGTGCGGCGCATCCGCCTGACCGGTGGCGAGCCACTGGTGCGGCGCGATGTCATGTGGCTGATCGACCGGCTGGGCGCGCGCATCGGGAGCGGGCTGGACGAGCTGACGCTCACCACCAACGGCACGCAGCTGGCGCATCATGCCCGCGCCTTGTTCGATGCCGGGGTGCGAAGGATCAACGTCAGCCTCGACAGCCTTGATCCAGAGCGGTTTGCTTATATTACCCGGCGCGGTGATCTGGGCCAGGTGCTGGGCGGGATTCAAACCGCTGCCGAGGCAGGGCTGGCGATCAAGATCAACATGATGGCGCTGGCGGGCGTCAATGAGGACGAATTCGACGCCATGCTGGCCTGGTGCGGCACGCGCGGCTTTGACCTTACGCTCATCGAGACCATGCCGCTAGGCGAGGTGGAGGATCACCGGCCCGAACGCTACCTCGCCCTCGACACCGTTCTGGCGCATTTGCAGCAGGGCTGGACGCTGACCGCGAGCATGCACCGCACCAGCGGCCCGGCGCGCTACTACGATGTCGGAGAAAGTGGCATCCGGCTGGGGCTGATCACCCCGATGAGCCACAATTTCTGCGCCGGCTGTAACCGCATCCGCATCGCTGCCACGGGCACCGTCTATGGCTGCTTGGGCCACGACCAAAAGGTCGAACTGCGCGACATTCTGCGCGATGGCGGACCGGTGGCCGTCGCGGCAGCGCTTGACCGCTTGCTCGGCGGCAAACCCGAGCGCCATCAATTCGACCTCTCCCGACCGGCAAGCACCCGGCATATGAGCGTTACCGGCGGTTGA
- a CDS encoding HlyD family secretion protein: MTDNSNQPEQEGTTPTKPQSRRGLRIVLIIVGLAVLLGGIWWYYRHVTYGQYMQTTDNAYVAADSVVISSKVAGYVEEVFVGENEQVARGGALVQLDLRDYQAQAQQARAQIAATLAGADTIRSQVAEQDAAIRQARGQLAAARAALDLANDQVARYRPLAATGAEPREKLDQYEAQARQARAELVAAQAAVAAATARRGTLFEQINQTQAQADAARAQLETADLTVESTLLRASKAGRVGDLSVRVGQFVQPGQRLMTVVPVRAIYVTANFKETQVGLIRAGQSVRLEVDALPDLEIAGRVDSISPGTGAEFSILPPENATGNFTKIVQRIPVRIAIDAPPEVRRLLVPGMSVVATVDTRNAAGELEEISSRTQ; this comes from the coding sequence ATGACCGATAACTCCAACCAACCGGAGCAGGAGGGCACAACCCCAACGAAACCGCAATCGCGGCGTGGCTTGCGCATCGTGCTAATCATCGTTGGTCTTGCCGTGCTGCTTGGCGGGATCTGGTGGTACTACCGGCACGTAACCTACGGACAGTACATGCAGACGACCGATAACGCCTATGTCGCTGCCGACAGCGTCGTTATCTCTTCCAAGGTAGCGGGATACGTCGAAGAGGTCTTCGTGGGGGAGAACGAGCAGGTTGCTCGCGGCGGAGCCCTCGTACAACTGGATCTGCGGGATTATCAGGCGCAAGCGCAACAGGCGCGCGCACAGATCGCTGCGACCCTGGCCGGTGCCGACACAATCCGTTCTCAGGTAGCCGAACAGGATGCAGCCATTCGCCAGGCGCGGGGCCAACTCGCCGCCGCGCGCGCAGCACTGGACCTCGCGAACGACCAGGTGGCGCGATATCGGCCCCTTGCCGCGACAGGAGCCGAACCGCGGGAAAAGCTCGACCAGTATGAGGCGCAGGCGCGGCAAGCGCGGGCCGAACTCGTCGCCGCGCAGGCGGCGGTGGCTGCCGCGACCGCGCGCCGAGGGACCCTGTTCGAGCAGATCAACCAGACCCAGGCGCAGGCGGACGCTGCTCGCGCTCAGCTGGAAACAGCCGACCTTACGGTTGAATCGACCTTGCTGCGCGCCAGCAAGGCCGGCCGCGTCGGCGATCTCTCGGTGAGGGTGGGCCAGTTCGTGCAACCGGGTCAACGTTTGATGACGGTGGTTCCGGTAAGGGCGATCTACGTGACGGCAAACTTCAAGGAAACGCAGGTCGGCCTCATCCGGGCCGGCCAGAGCGTCAGGCTCGAAGTTGACGCCCTGCCAGACCTTGAGATCGCGGGACGAGTGGACAGCATATCGCCGGGAACGGGCGCGGAATTTTCCATCCTCCCCCCCGAAAATGCCACCGGCAACTTTACCAAGATCGTTCAACGGATACCCGTCCGCATCGCTATCGATGCTCCCCCTGAAGTGCGGCGTCTGCTCGTTCCCGGGATGTCGGTAGTGGCTACGGTCGACACCCGGAATGCTGCCGGCGAATTGGAAGAGATCTCGAGTCGGACTCAATGA
- a CDS encoding alpha/beta fold hydrolase, translating into MARETFTIEGAGAISLTAEAEGDAYAIPVLLAHGGGQTRRAWRRVVSELAQAGFRAIAFDMRGHGDSDWSPCGAYEMRDFAADLVAAASRLDQKPALVGASLGGLAGLIAAGELAPGSFASLTLVDIAPRMEPSGVMRVVGFMEEHVDSGFASPEEAADVIARYMPHSPRRGASEGLKNYLRQKPDGRFYWHWDPVFIRNIMSARQGDPDSQERQSAMLSQAAANLTLPLHLIRGGSSDLVSEEAVLHLRQLVPHAEYTDIADATHMVVGDANDAFSAAIVDFLGRHHSRDTAQPQGTREL; encoded by the coding sequence ATGGCGAGAGAAACCTTTACGATTGAGGGCGCAGGCGCGATTTCTCTTACAGCCGAGGCTGAGGGGGATGCCTACGCCATACCCGTCCTTCTTGCGCACGGCGGCGGGCAGACACGGCGCGCGTGGAGAAGGGTGGTCAGCGAGCTGGCTCAAGCCGGCTTTCGCGCAATCGCCTTCGACATGCGCGGTCACGGAGACAGCGATTGGTCTCCATGCGGAGCTTATGAAATGCGCGACTTCGCGGCGGATCTGGTCGCTGCAGCGTCGCGCCTGGACCAGAAGCCAGCGCTGGTCGGCGCTTCACTGGGCGGGCTCGCCGGACTGATTGCCGCAGGGGAGCTTGCTCCAGGTAGCTTTGCTTCACTCACATTGGTCGACATTGCCCCGCGCATGGAGCCTAGCGGTGTGATGCGCGTGGTTGGTTTCATGGAAGAGCATGTCGATAGCGGCTTCGCCTCACCAGAGGAGGCGGCCGACGTGATCGCTCGCTACATGCCGCATAGTCCCAGGCGGGGCGCGAGCGAAGGTCTGAAAAACTATCTGAGGCAGAAGCCGGATGGGCGCTTCTATTGGCACTGGGACCCTGTGTTTATCCGTAATATAATGTCAGCCAGACAAGGCGACCCAGACAGCCAAGAACGTCAATCGGCAATGCTGAGCCAAGCTGCGGCGAATCTCACGCTTCCGCTTCACCTCATCCGAGGCGGCTCTAGCGATCTTGTTTCCGAAGAGGCCGTTTTGCATCTGCGACAACTCGTCCCCCATGCAGAATACACCGATATTGCCGATGCCACGCACATGGTCGTGGGCGATGCGAACGATGCCTTTTCCGCCGCTATCGTCGATTTCCTAGGGCGCCATCACTCTCGCGATACGGCTCAGCCACAGGGGACGAGGGAGCTATGA
- a CDS encoding ABC1 kinase family protein produces MASPPDKPIGSIARAAEIGQILMRHGAKNLAGALGFIPSSNNVIDPREFRPAAVVAFLRDIGPVGIKLGQLLATRSDLFTEHWITAFSTLHDQVSPVRFADIEPVLASSWGEDWRNDFAEFDEQPLASASIAQTYSAKLRDGSEVIVKVRRPGTAARMEADVRLLIRLAGIVEARSPDIARYRPVEFLRTFGRNLAWEMDLAAESRACERIGAYLETIGVRTPAIHWELTGLRVNVQERLYGRPASSLGSPSGDPWVAAFAKSYANAVLRMIILNGEFHGDPHPGNVFLIGEQDVGFIDFGSVGTLTKTRRDEIVRLVLAIAGEETSEVADVLLAWAGAPKVDRDALAVDLDHLIGEFRGTVLSGIEFSQIFSRVFDLLRDYQLVLPPDLAILLRTLLTAEGVVRSLAPDYNIAEDTRPIMTELLAERFSLASARSGLKKLRGQLLGLSASLPDILATANSIAKSGYVPVQLDPLSVEQLAGLRNERQSLKGPLAAALIVASALLVDQSWLLAGGALVIAGVVLIRKS; encoded by the coding sequence ATGGCATCGCCCCCGGATAAGCCTATCGGCAGCATCGCTCGCGCCGCGGAGATCGGCCAAATCCTAATGAGGCACGGCGCGAAGAATCTCGCCGGAGCCCTCGGGTTTATTCCCTCTTCGAACAATGTCATCGACCCTCGCGAATTTCGCCCGGCCGCAGTTGTCGCGTTCCTTCGTGACATCGGGCCAGTTGGTATAAAGCTGGGGCAGCTCCTCGCCACCCGAAGCGATCTGTTTACCGAACACTGGATCACTGCATTCTCAACCCTGCACGATCAGGTGTCGCCAGTGCGCTTCGCAGATATCGAGCCCGTACTTGCTTCAAGCTGGGGTGAGGACTGGCGGAACGACTTTGCGGAATTCGACGAACAGCCTTTGGCGTCCGCCTCGATTGCACAGACCTATTCCGCCAAGCTGCGAGACGGTAGCGAGGTCATCGTGAAGGTTCGCCGCCCGGGCACCGCCGCGCGGATGGAAGCCGATGTGCGCCTCCTTATACGCCTTGCCGGGATCGTGGAAGCACGGTCGCCGGACATCGCGCGCTACCGGCCAGTCGAGTTTCTGCGGACCTTCGGCCGCAATCTTGCCTGGGAGATGGACCTCGCTGCGGAATCCCGAGCCTGCGAGCGGATCGGCGCATATCTCGAAACCATCGGCGTCAGGACCCCGGCCATTCATTGGGAACTGACCGGGCTGCGGGTGAACGTTCAGGAACGCCTGTACGGCAGGCCCGCGTCTTCGCTGGGCAGCCCATCGGGCGACCCGTGGGTGGCGGCCTTCGCTAAAAGCTATGCCAACGCTGTCCTGCGGATGATCATCCTGAACGGCGAATTTCACGGCGACCCCCATCCCGGTAACGTCTTCCTGATCGGCGAGCAGGATGTCGGCTTCATCGACTTCGGATCAGTCGGGACTCTCACCAAGACGAGGCGCGACGAGATCGTTCGGCTCGTGCTTGCGATCGCTGGCGAGGAAACGAGCGAAGTCGCGGATGTCCTGCTCGCATGGGCGGGGGCGCCGAAGGTGGATCGCGATGCGCTCGCGGTGGATCTCGATCATTTGATCGGAGAGTTCAGGGGGACCGTGCTTTCTGGAATCGAGTTCTCGCAAATTTTTTCCCGCGTTTTCGATCTTTTGCGGGATTATCAACTGGTCCTGCCACCCGATCTGGCTATCCTTCTGCGTACCTTGCTTACGGCAGAGGGTGTCGTCCGATCACTGGCACCCGACTATAACATTGCCGAGGACACCCGGCCGATCATGACGGAGCTTCTCGCCGAGCGGTTCTCGCTCGCTAGCGCTCGGTCGGGTTTGAAGAAACTTCGCGGTCAGCTGCTGGGGTTGTCGGCGTCCTTGCCCGACATACTTGCCACTGCGAACTCGATCGCAAAGTCAGGATATGTGCCGGTTCAGCTCGATCCGCTCAGTGTCGAGCAACTCGCAGGACTTCGCAATGAGCGTCAGTCCTTGAAAGGCCCTCTAGCTGCCGCATTGATCGTGGCTAGCGCATTGCTTGTCGATCAATCCTGGCTTCTGGCTGGCGGCGCGCTTGTGATTGCTGGGGTGGTGCTCATCCGAAAATCATAA
- a CDS encoding MarR family winged helix-turn-helix transcriptional regulator yields the protein MDEKPDTMSRSQRRQKVINDDDRILYLMDEISRGARRVYDARVARIGLNQTQWRIIGQLLRDPALTQAEIAKKLELESATIGQVVAGLCARGLMKRLRAETDRRAWQLILTEQLDDLLPELRGSADRLHDLLWRDIAADEKRTLQQILERVSKNLDQLRAGAE from the coding sequence ATGGATGAAAAACCAGATACCATGTCACGGTCTCAGCGTCGGCAGAAGGTCATCAACGATGATGACCGCATTCTCTATCTTATGGACGAGATCAGTCGCGGCGCGCGCAGAGTGTACGATGCGAGGGTCGCCAGGATCGGTCTCAATCAGACACAGTGGAGGATCATCGGACAACTTCTTCGCGATCCTGCCCTTACGCAGGCTGAAATCGCCAAGAAACTGGAACTGGAATCAGCGACCATCGGCCAGGTGGTTGCAGGTCTTTGCGCACGCGGGCTGATGAAAAGACTTCGAGCTGAGACGGATCGGCGAGCGTGGCAGCTCATCCTCACGGAGCAGCTTGACGATCTGCTGCCCGAACTGAGAGGCTCCGCGGATAGGCTTCATGATCTGCTTTGGCGCGACATTGCCGCCGACGAGAAGCGAACGTTGCAGCAGATTCTTGAAAGGGTATCGAAAAATCTGGACCAACTCCGGGCCGGGGCTGAGTAA
- a CDS encoding NnrS family protein, producing the protein MGSASSAISPTLRGAFRPFFLGAALLAVVALPLWAAVFSGANVPAPAGDALAWHRHEMIFGFAGAAVIGFMLTAIANWTGRKLLAGWSVAALAALWLAVRVAFLFGEPGMAMVAEGTLFLVVAGFAAREINASGNRNMPIALAVALVGAASVADLAVIARLIADNDTGWRAGLALIAVLMSLIGGRIIPAFTRNWLVKVGKAPPHPVMPTKPDLVIVAATALLLGLWAFGVAPPLLGWGLMALGAAHLWRLSRWQGWRTLADPLVAVLHLAYLWLPVALLLLGSGVIDPALPRSAGVHALGAGGAGLLILAVMSRASLGHTGRPLAAGPMLTAAYALVLVGAVVRVIAAAGYWAGIAPIHLSATLWAGGFALFLVLYWPILTRAHISDPAR; encoded by the coding sequence ATGGGTTCAGCCTCATCCGCAATCTCGCCGACACTGCGCGGCGCTTTCCGACCATTTTTCCTGGGCGCGGCGCTGCTGGCGGTGGTGGCGCTACCTCTTTGGGCGGCGGTGTTCAGCGGTGCGAACGTGCCTGCTCCAGCTGGCGATGCGCTGGCGTGGCACCGGCACGAGATGATCTTCGGGTTCGCCGGCGCAGCGGTAATAGGCTTCATGCTGACTGCTATCGCCAATTGGACCGGCCGGAAGTTGCTGGCTGGCTGGTCTGTGGCCGCGCTCGCGGCGCTTTGGCTTGCTGTTCGCGTCGCGTTCCTTTTCGGCGAGCCGGGGATGGCGATGGTCGCAGAAGGGACCCTGTTCTTGGTTGTGGCCGGTTTTGCCGCGCGCGAAATAAATGCATCAGGCAATCGCAATATGCCGATCGCGTTGGCGGTGGCCCTCGTCGGTGCGGCAAGCGTTGCGGACCTGGCCGTGATCGCAAGGCTCATCGCGGATAATGACACCGGGTGGCGCGCCGGGCTGGCGTTGATCGCCGTGCTGATGAGCCTGATCGGCGGGCGGATCATCCCCGCCTTTACCCGGAACTGGCTGGTCAAAGTCGGCAAGGCCCCGCCGCATCCGGTCATGCCGACAAAGCCGGATCTGGTGATAGTGGCTGCCACGGCGCTGTTGCTAGGGTTATGGGCGTTCGGTGTCGCCCCGCCGCTGCTGGGCTGGGGCTTGATGGCGCTGGGTGCTGCCCATTTGTGGCGGCTGTCGCGGTGGCAGGGCTGGCGCACGCTGGCCGATCCGCTGGTGGCGGTGCTGCACCTGGCTTATCTGTGGCTGCCAGTCGCCCTGCTGTTGCTGGGGTCGGGGGTGATCGACCCGGCTCTGCCGCGTTCGGCCGGAGTGCACGCGCTGGGCGCCGGCGGTGCCGGGCTGTTGATCCTCGCCGTGATGAGCCGCGCAAGTCTGGGCCATACCGGCCGTCCGTTGGCTGCCGGGCCTATGCTCACGGCCGCTTATGCACTGGTACTTGTCGGCGCCGTGGTGCGGGTGATCGCCGCAGCCGGATATTGGGCCGGTATCGCGCCCATTCATTTGTCCGCGACCTTGTGGGCGGGCGGCTTTGCGCTGTTTCTTGTCCTCTACTGGCCCATTCTGACGCGCGCGCATATCAGCGACCCGGCCCGATGA
- a CDS encoding efflux transporter outer membrane subunit, producing MRHLLPPLVTIALLAGCTAGPDYAGPPEVLSADTGDRFVRAGSDVSASDLVVAQWWLLLGDPELTRLVEAALSGNPSLAAAQARIAQARASIRQDRASRMPSLGAQATTVQGRLPGLDLQGGAPPPSEQTNSDAETDDSLSFYNVGLNANWELEFAGGSRRRIEASNAQAAATVANAEDAKVQLTAQVASTYVNLREAQFRAEQFEAQISLQEEILALTYQRYQRGALPLFPVGTANAELEMLKSQLAEAEADIAVLSDALAILTGQVPGSVDAALTTAHSIPMPPEQVAIGDPASLVARRPDIRAAERSLAASTARIGVAEAARFPKLSFTGILGLGGSSLDDVVDVGDFSALAIPRLQWNFLDFGRVDAAIDQAGAARNEAVANYQQTVLLALQDAERALARFGQQRVALAASMQIKKQADGAADLNRQRFAAGAISKADLNRALREQQQASADLVRAKGALTLAWIALQKSLGLGWQEPVRDQ from the coding sequence ATGCGCCACTTGCTACCACCGCTTGTCACCATCGCCTTGCTAGCTGGATGCACGGCAGGGCCCGATTATGCAGGCCCCCCGGAAGTTCTGTCAGCAGACACCGGCGATCGCTTTGTGCGCGCTGGCAGTGATGTGAGCGCATCTGATTTGGTTGTCGCTCAATGGTGGCTGCTGCTCGGCGATCCCGAGTTGACGCGGCTGGTGGAGGCTGCGCTGTCCGGCAACCCCTCGCTCGCCGCAGCGCAGGCGCGCATTGCCCAGGCACGGGCATCCATCAGGCAAGACCGTGCGAGTCGAATGCCATCGCTTGGGGCACAGGCCACCACCGTGCAGGGCCGGCTTCCTGGTCTCGACCTTCAAGGCGGGGCGCCCCCCCCGTCAGAGCAAACCAATTCCGACGCAGAAACCGATGACTCGCTCAGCTTTTACAATGTGGGCCTTAACGCGAACTGGGAGCTGGAGTTCGCCGGTGGCTCGCGCAGGCGCATTGAGGCCAGCAATGCCCAAGCTGCTGCAACGGTGGCCAACGCAGAGGACGCAAAGGTCCAGTTGACTGCCCAAGTGGCCAGCACCTACGTCAATTTGCGGGAGGCCCAATTCCGCGCAGAGCAATTTGAGGCGCAGATTTCGTTGCAGGAAGAGATCCTGGCGCTGACATACCAACGCTATCAGCGCGGTGCATTGCCGCTTTTCCCGGTAGGCACCGCGAATGCCGAACTGGAGATGCTCAAGTCACAACTTGCCGAAGCTGAAGCGGATATCGCAGTCCTGTCTGATGCACTCGCTATACTGACCGGACAGGTGCCGGGATCAGTTGATGCAGCGCTCACGACTGCGCATTCCATTCCCATGCCGCCAGAGCAGGTCGCGATCGGCGATCCGGCAAGCCTGGTGGCGCGTCGGCCTGACATAAGGGCGGCCGAACGGTCTCTTGCCGCGTCGACGGCGCGGATCGGGGTGGCCGAGGCGGCGCGGTTCCCGAAATTGTCCTTCACGGGGATCCTGGGCCTCGGCGGATCCTCGTTGGACGACGTTGTCGATGTCGGCGATTTCTCCGCACTCGCGATCCCACGCCTCCAGTGGAATTTTCTGGATTTCGGCAGGGTAGACGCTGCGATCGACCAAGCCGGGGCGGCGCGCAACGAAGCAGTCGCCAATTACCAGCAGACGGTGCTTCTGGCACTGCAAGACGCCGAACGTGCCTTGGCTCGCTTCGGCCAGCAGCGTGTGGCGCTCGCTGCCAGTATGCAAATCAAGAAGCAGGCTGACGGCGCGGCGGACCTGAACCGCCAACGTTTTGCCGCAGGAGCGATCTCGAAGGCTGACCTCAACCGGGCCCTGCGAGAACAGCAGCAGGCCTCAGCAGACCTCGTCCGGGCAAAAGGTGCCCTTACGCTGGCGTGGATCGCGCTGCAGAAGTCGCTGGGCCTTGGGTGGCAAGAGCCTGTTCGAGATCAATAG
- a CDS encoding MDR family MFS transporter, with translation MAAQDTSIGPAGSRKNADVTAWVAVAAGALGAMLATLDISIVNSALPVIQGEIGATGAEGTWIATSFLVAEIVVIPLSAWLERLFGLRTLLIIAVSAFTAFSVLCGVATDLTTMIIGRTGQGFMGGVLIPTAMTIVAKRLPPHQQPIGMALFGMTVVLGPVMGPLIGGWLTENLSWHYAFFVNVPVCAILLLLLFIGLPHEKPKWQYLTDADWAGILGLILGLGGLTVVLEEGHREEWFESSLIRWLTVVTIIGFACLIYGQVKARKPVLKLRLLLNRQFASVAIMALALGMVMYGSTYVIPQFLAIISDYNAFQTGLVIFWMGVPAFLLMPVLPVMIRKVDIRIAVGTGMLLMAISCFVSTSLTAESGGAVFTESQLIRGAGMVLVMMFLNQATVASVAKEDAGDASGIFNAARNLGGSFALSALASFQDQRIWHHTRRMEETLNANSVSLQTYLDGLARSLGDMERAMAALGGTLQREAFIMTYNDVFLVMGLLTLATVPLALFLKPLPKNVSLSMH, from the coding sequence ATGGCAGCGCAGGACACTTCGATCGGGCCGGCCGGGAGCCGAAAGAACGCAGACGTGACTGCCTGGGTCGCTGTGGCCGCGGGCGCGCTTGGCGCCATGCTCGCGACGCTGGACATATCAATCGTCAATTCCGCACTCCCCGTCATTCAGGGCGAGATCGGTGCCACAGGCGCCGAAGGCACCTGGATTGCTACGTCATTTCTCGTTGCTGAGATTGTCGTCATTCCACTGAGCGCTTGGCTGGAACGGCTGTTCGGTCTGCGAACCCTCCTCATCATCGCGGTTAGCGCGTTCACCGCATTTTCTGTGCTATGCGGTGTAGCCACCGACCTTACGACCATGATCATCGGCCGAACGGGCCAGGGCTTCATGGGCGGAGTCCTCATTCCGACCGCAATGACTATTGTGGCTAAACGATTGCCGCCGCACCAACAGCCAATCGGAATGGCCCTGTTCGGCATGACTGTGGTTCTTGGCCCCGTGATGGGGCCATTGATCGGCGGCTGGCTGACCGAGAACCTGAGCTGGCACTATGCCTTTTTCGTCAATGTGCCTGTCTGCGCAATCCTGCTGCTCTTGCTGTTTATCGGGCTGCCTCACGAGAAGCCCAAGTGGCAATATCTCACGGACGCCGATTGGGCTGGCATTCTCGGGCTGATCCTCGGACTGGGCGGTCTGACTGTTGTACTCGAGGAAGGGCACCGTGAGGAATGGTTCGAGTCCTCACTCATTCGCTGGCTAACGGTGGTGACTATTATCGGCTTTGCCTGTTTGATTTACGGACAAGTGAAAGCGCGCAAGCCGGTCTTGAAACTTCGGCTTCTGCTCAATCGACAGTTCGCCAGCGTCGCGATCATGGCGCTCGCCCTGGGCATGGTGATGTATGGTTCGACCTATGTAATTCCGCAGTTTCTGGCGATCATCTCTGACTATAATGCTTTTCAGACGGGACTAGTCATCTTCTGGATGGGTGTCCCGGCCTTTCTCCTGATGCCGGTTCTGCCCGTGATGATCCGCAAGGTGGACATCCGAATTGCCGTCGGCACCGGAATGCTGCTGATGGCGATCAGCTGCTTTGTCAGCACGAGTCTGACCGCCGAATCCGGCGGCGCTGTCTTCACTGAAAGTCAGCTTATTCGCGGGGCCGGAATGGTACTTGTGATGATGTTCCTGAACCAGGCAACGGTTGCGTCGGTGGCCAAGGAAGACGCGGGCGATGCCTCGGGCATTTTCAACGCGGCCCGCAATCTTGGCGGATCATTCGCCCTCTCGGCCCTCGCTTCGTTCCAGGACCAGCGAATTTGGCACCATACGAGGCGCATGGAAGAAACGCTGAATGCGAACAGCGTTTCGCTGCAGACCTATCTCGACGGACTGGCGCGAAGCCTGGGCGATATGGAACGAGCGATGGCGGCACTCGGCGGCACTCTCCAGCGCGAAGCGTTCATCATGACCTACAATGACGTCTTTCTGGTGATGGGACTTCTCACACTCGCGACGGTCCCGCTTGCCCTGTTCCTCAAGCCGCTCCCGAAAAATGTCTCCCTTTCGATGCACTGA
- a CDS encoding hotdog fold thioesterase has product MIDRESLQEMLHIAPFHRWLGLEIATCSDQGIAITMPWREEIVSNPMIGSAHGGILASLVDLTGLYTLLAAGVAARATADLHVNYHRSATSGPLTAHGQIVKLGRQISVAETRVLEPDGKLVASGRGAYFSSTGSLDQRGGTIDLEQALATQGPATSAARSTPA; this is encoded by the coding sequence ATGATCGATCGAGAGAGCTTGCAGGAAATGCTGCATATAGCGCCGTTTCACCGATGGCTTGGGCTGGAGATTGCAACATGCTCCGACCAGGGAATCGCGATCACCATGCCATGGCGCGAAGAGATCGTGTCGAACCCTATGATTGGGTCGGCGCATGGAGGGATCCTGGCTTCACTGGTCGACCTCACCGGGCTTTATACTCTGCTTGCGGCGGGCGTCGCGGCGAGAGCGACGGCCGATCTGCATGTCAATTACCACCGTTCTGCAACCTCAGGACCTCTCACTGCTCACGGACAGATCGTGAAGCTCGGGCGACAGATTTCGGTGGCGGAAACCCGGGTTCTCGAGCCCGACGGCAAGTTGGTCGCCAGCGGCAGGGGCGCCTACTTCTCGTCAACCGGATCACTTGATCAGCGCGGCGGGACTATTGATCTCGAACAGGCTCTTGCCACCCAAGGCCCAGCGACTTCTGCAGCGCGATCCACGCCAGCGTAA